From one Melioribacteraceae bacterium genomic stretch:
- a CDS encoding enolase C-terminal domain-like protein — protein MKLTSFKYFSHTLRFKDKFINSREKFNERKVFILECKDSDGNKFFGEAAPLPNYSTETFIEVENELKKIDSIFPMKIGFKFENILDQIKNISLMPSVQYAMEQIFLSAYFKRNFELSHFPVLANNINVNGLLGIEDIESSKAKIQKFIEDGFGTIKLKVGKENIDQLLTLLEWTEYNYNNSLKFRIDPNGAWTKDETSSHCNLLKSFPIEYVEQPVQDKYDLCDLSYNCSIPLAADESFRSLKDAKELMNNSDLKFLIVKPMLFGGFSQILELQKLIEGTNIKIIISSSFESNIGRRHLVLCSGLVNNNLAQGLNTSELFTNQPVDDAFPVSRGKVHFSIDKYISEIEINS, from the coding sequence ATGAAACTGACTTCGTTCAAATATTTTTCGCATACGCTTCGATTCAAAGATAAATTTATTAATTCAAGAGAAAAGTTTAACGAGAGAAAAGTATTCATTTTAGAATGTAAAGATAGCGACGGTAATAAATTCTTTGGAGAAGCTGCTCCCCTTCCGAATTACAGCACCGAAACATTTATTGAAGTCGAAAATGAATTAAAAAAAATAGACTCAATTTTTCCAATGAAAATTGGTTTCAAATTTGAAAACATTCTTGATCAAATTAAAAACATTTCTTTAATGCCATCAGTTCAATATGCAATGGAACAAATTTTCTTGTCTGCCTATTTCAAAAGAAATTTTGAGTTAAGCCACTTTCCAGTATTAGCAAATAACATAAATGTAAATGGCTTACTTGGTATAGAAGATATTGAATCATCCAAAGCAAAAATTCAAAAGTTCATCGAAGATGGGTTTGGTACAATAAAACTCAAAGTTGGGAAGGAAAATATTGACCAATTATTAACATTATTAGAGTGGACTGAATATAATTATAATAATTCGCTGAAGTTTAGAATCGATCCCAATGGCGCATGGACAAAGGATGAAACCAGTAGTCATTGCAATTTATTAAAATCTTTTCCTATCGAATATGTTGAGCAGCCGGTTCAAGATAAATATGATCTCTGCGATTTAAGTTATAATTGTTCTATTCCACTAGCAGCAGATGAATCTTTTAGAAGTTTAAAAGATGCTAAAGAATTAATGAATAACTCCGACTTAAAATTTCTAATTGTTAAACCGATGTTGTTTGGCGGATTTTCACAAATATTAGAATTACAAAAACTTATTGAAGGCACAAATATTAAGATTATAATTTCTTCGTCATTTGAAAGCAATATAGGTAGAAGGCATTTAGTTTTATGTTCTGGATTAGTAAATAATAATCTAGCACAGGGTCTAAACACTTCTGAACTATTTACTAACCAACCAGTAGATGATGCGTTTCCGGTCAGTAGAGGCAAAGTTCATTTCTCAATTGATAAATATATTTCGGAAATAGAAATTAATTCATAA
- a CDS encoding SprT family zinc-dependent metalloprotease — translation MIKQVDVNNKSYNIVIKKSKQAKHIQLRIHKTGEINLIVPLRSSIEKALNFLDEQLEWIEKKISKLAFNKNKFRYLGSRINIRSITDKKDNLFSIYWFDNELIKSTSQEIKVEQLYDQWLFEKAKLFIPQRVHQLADKYGFVFNSVKVKRLRSRWGSCSSKKNLSFSYRLMQFDINVIDYVIIHELCHLKEMNHSKAFWSLVRSVLPDYQNYKKTLSSN, via the coding sequence ATGATAAAACAAGTCGATGTAAATAATAAAAGTTACAACATAGTAATAAAAAAAAGTAAGCAAGCAAAACATATACAATTACGCATCCATAAAACAGGTGAAATAAATCTAATAGTTCCCCTTAGAAGTTCTATTGAAAAGGCGTTAAATTTTTTAGATGAACAATTAGAATGGATAGAAAAAAAAATATCAAAACTTGCATTTAATAAGAATAAATTCAGATATTTAGGTAGTCGAATTAATATCCGTAGTATTACGGATAAAAAAGATAATCTGTTCTCTATTTACTGGTTTGATAATGAGTTGATAAAATCAACAAGTCAAGAAATTAAAGTTGAACAACTTTATGATCAATGGCTCTTTGAGAAAGCAAAACTATTTATTCCGCAAAGAGTTCATCAACTTGCTGATAAGTATGGCTTTGTCTTTAACAGTGTGAAAGTTAAAAGATTAAGATCACGCTGGGGAAGCTGTTCTTCAAAAAAGAATCTATCGTTCAGTTATAGATTAATGCAGTTTGACATTAATGTTATCGACTATGTTATTATCCATGAACTCTGTCATTTAAAAGAAATGAATCATTCTAAAGCATTTTGGAGTTTAGTAAGAAGTGTTTTACCAGATTATCAGAATTACAAAAAAACTTTATCATCCAATTAA
- the dacB gene encoding D-alanyl-D-alanine carboxypeptidase/D-alanyl-D-alanine-endopeptidase, whose product MKNIALIFVAVYIIIPSQVHSQNLSTQIDFLLQDSLLTVSQIAIDVYDLQTEKYLYRKNEKLVLRPASNMKLLTTSAALFYLGEDADFETSFYTNGKVVDSVLIGDIIVKGGFDPLFTLKDFDTIIKKFKISGVRKVEGNIYADVSEMDSLYFGKGWMWDDNPHSFNPYLSPLNINKNYVTIYFSPSQIDSIAKVSLYPESNFYTFENSLVTTIEDTSNITVTRDWLNHSNRIIIKGDISHNKGVDSAKVNIIDPHLFFIQIFGEQLNGNGIEFNGYSTIKKITDDFDTLYVNRRNIIEVINDVNKESDNLGAEMLIRKLSSKFFSGSASAEKGLRMIDSLVTVIGYNPKTFVFADGSGLSHYNLISAQLIVDLLKYLYKKQSAVYNVIYESLPIAGVDGTLKNRMRQFNLSKNIRAKTGTISGVSTVSGYAKAANNHMLAFSIFVQNYSGSARKARRIQDEICKILASYK is encoded by the coding sequence ATGAAGAATATTGCTTTAATATTTGTAGCGGTTTATATAATAATTCCATCGCAAGTTCATTCTCAAAATTTATCAACACAAATCGATTTTTTGCTTCAGGATAGTTTACTTACTGTTTCTCAAATTGCTATTGATGTATATGATCTGCAAACCGAAAAATATCTCTACAGAAAAAATGAAAAATTAGTTTTGCGTCCCGCCTCAAATATGAAATTATTAACAACTTCCGCAGCCTTATTTTATCTTGGTGAAGATGCTGATTTCGAAACTTCATTTTATACAAACGGGAAAGTTGTTGACTCCGTATTAATTGGAGATATTATTGTTAAGGGCGGTTTTGATCCGCTTTTTACTTTGAAAGATTTTGACACGATTATTAAAAAATTTAAAATAAGCGGTGTTAGAAAAGTTGAAGGAAATATTTATGCTGATGTTTCCGAAATGGATTCACTTTACTTTGGAAAAGGATGGATGTGGGATGATAATCCACATTCGTTTAATCCATATCTTTCTCCCTTAAACATAAATAAGAATTACGTTACTATATATTTTTCACCCTCACAGATTGATTCAATTGCGAAAGTCTCGCTTTATCCCGAATCAAATTTTTACACGTTTGAGAATTCACTAGTTACAACAATAGAAGATACTTCTAATATAACAGTAACCAGAGATTGGCTAAATCATTCAAACCGAATTATAATTAAAGGTGATATTTCGCATAACAAAGGTGTTGATTCAGCAAAGGTTAATATCATAGATCCGCATTTATTCTTTATTCAAATATTCGGCGAGCAATTGAATGGGAATGGAATTGAATTCAATGGATATTCGACAATCAAAAAAATCACCGATGACTTCGATACACTGTACGTTAATAGAAGAAATATAATTGAAGTTATAAATGATGTAAACAAAGAAAGTGATAATCTGGGTGCTGAAATGTTAATTAGAAAATTGAGTTCAAAGTTTTTCTCCGGATCAGCTTCAGCAGAAAAAGGATTAAGAATGATTGACAGCCTAGTTACGGTAATCGGTTATAATCCTAAAACATTTGTGTTTGCTGATGGTTCCGGATTGTCACACTACAATTTGATTTCAGCTCAATTAATAGTTGACTTGCTTAAGTATCTATATAAAAAACAATCGGCAGTCTACAATGTAATTTATGAATCACTTCCGATTGCCGGAGTTGACGGAACATTAAAAAATAGAATGCGGCAATTTAATTTATCTAAGAATATTCGTGCTAAAACCGGAACTATTAGCGGTGTAAGTACAGTTTCCGGTTATGCAAAAGCTGCCAATAACCATATGTTGGCTTTTTCAATTTTTGTACAGAATTATTCCGGTTCAGCAAGAAAAGCAAGAAGAATTCAAGATGAGATTTGTAAAATATTAGCGAGTTATAAATGA
- a CDS encoding MarR family transcriptional regulator produces the protein MDQAKTDLALDLWTKLSKAYDKVRKDQMKQMSQEKLTAPQFNVLEVLARRGPLPLKRISEELMVTGANITCVVDNLEKEDLVLRVHSKEDRRVINAELTEKGREKINGILPAYAAQMAELTSVLNESEQRQLSTLLEKLN, from the coding sequence ATGGACCAAGCAAAAACCGATTTAGCACTTGATCTTTGGACAAAGCTTTCCAAGGCGTATGACAAAGTTCGTAAAGATCAGATGAAACAAATGTCTCAAGAAAAATTAACTGCACCACAGTTCAATGTTCTTGAAGTTCTTGCTCGCAGAGGACCCCTTCCTCTAAAGCGAATCAGTGAAGAATTAATGGTTACCGGAGCTAATATTACATGTGTAGTAGATAATCTTGAAAAAGAAGATTTAGTATTACGCGTTCACTCTAAAGAAGATAGACGAGTAATCAACGCTGAACTTACAGAAAAGGGAAGAGAAAAAATTAATGGTATCTTACCTGCTTATGCAGCACAGATGGCTGAACTTACAAGTGTTCTAAATGAATCCGAGCAAAGACAGTTATCAACACTTTTAGAAAAACTGAATTAA
- a CDS encoding 1,4-dihydroxy-2-naphthoate polyprenyltransferase — protein sequence MLESTNQISKIESWLLASRPKTLPAAVMPVFVGTSIAIHDGLFNPIAAIVALLCSLLIQIGTNFVNDLHDYLKGSDKKDRLGPIRVLVSGLISENEMRIGIAVVFSTAFILGMYLVYLAGWFIFIIGVLSLIAGYAYTAGPYPLAYNGLGDIFVFIFFGFVGTIGTYYVQAQEITMLVFWSSIPVGALITNILVVNNYRDLEEDKIAGKNTLAVKFGGTFAKMQYLIFMILSYSILFLVYFTYKQSIYVFLPLLTLPIAIKLVSMIFKLSGKDLNSTLALTAKLSAVYGILFAVGILL from the coding sequence GTGTTAGAAAGTACAAATCAAATATCGAAAATTGAAAGCTGGCTCCTTGCAAGTCGACCCAAAACTTTACCGGCTGCTGTGATGCCGGTTTTTGTAGGGACTTCCATAGCTATTCACGACGGATTATTCAATCCTATTGCTGCAATAGTTGCATTACTGTGTTCTCTCTTAATTCAAATTGGGACTAACTTTGTTAATGATTTACATGATTATTTAAAAGGCAGCGATAAAAAAGATAGACTAGGTCCTATTCGAGTTCTTGTATCAGGTCTAATTTCCGAAAACGAAATGCGAATTGGAATAGCAGTCGTTTTTAGTACCGCGTTCATACTTGGAATGTATCTCGTTTATCTAGCCGGTTGGTTTATTTTTATTATTGGTGTGTTATCATTAATAGCTGGTTATGCTTATACTGCGGGTCCGTATCCTTTAGCTTACAATGGTCTCGGTGACATTTTCGTATTTATATTTTTTGGGTTTGTTGGTACAATCGGAACATACTATGTTCAAGCTCAGGAAATAACGATGTTAGTTTTCTGGTCTTCAATTCCTGTCGGTGCACTCATAACAAACATCCTTGTTGTAAATAATTATAGAGATTTGGAAGAAGATAAAATAGCGGGAAAAAATACTTTAGCGGTAAAATTTGGCGGTACTTTTGCAAAGATGCAATATTTAATTTTCATGATTCTTTCTTACTCAATTTTGTTCTTGGTTTACTTCACTTATAAGCAGAGCATTTATGTATTTCTTCCTCTTTTGACCTTACCCATTGCAATAAAATTGGTTTCAATGATCTTTAAGCTTTCGGGGAAAGATCTAAATTCTACTTTAGCACTCACAGCTAAACTTTCTGCGGTTTACGGAATACTGTTTGCCGTAGGAATACTTTTATGA
- the prmA gene encoding 50S ribosomal protein L11 methyltransferase codes for MRKHKVFVIAALPFNIDLISGQLWNLDIEGITENEMNLIVYSSPKSSVSINEIEDELKKLKQENLIETYEVEENEIEEINWNEEWEKKFSPIHVTDRIIIKPSFKPIESSQDKLIITIDPKMSFGTGEHETTKLVLQLMEKVYDNHTKVLDVGSGTAVLAIAAAKFGAENVIAIDNDEWCLENGLENVQLNLVEDKVKVQLGEIDSVDDKDFDLILANINKHILVDIAEKISDKIKDNGDLILSGLLNIDEDDIKEVYAKKGFQFISLKRMNEWIALHFNKRI; via the coding sequence ATGAGAAAGCATAAAGTATTTGTAATAGCTGCACTTCCTTTCAATATTGATTTAATCTCGGGTCAATTATGGAATCTTGATATTGAGGGAATTACAGAAAACGAAATGAACTTGATTGTATATTCTTCACCAAAATCTTCAGTCTCAATAAATGAAATAGAAGATGAGTTAAAAAAATTAAAACAAGAAAACTTAATTGAAACCTACGAGGTTGAAGAAAATGAAATAGAAGAAATTAATTGGAATGAAGAATGGGAGAAGAAATTTAGTCCGATTCATGTAACCGATAGAATTATAATAAAACCATCATTCAAGCCGATTGAAAGTTCTCAGGACAAACTAATCATCACAATTGATCCTAAGATGTCATTCGGAACAGGCGAACATGAAACAACTAAATTAGTTCTTCAACTGATGGAAAAAGTCTACGATAATCATACTAAAGTTCTAGATGTTGGAAGTGGAACAGCAGTTTTAGCAATAGCAGCCGCTAAGTTTGGAGCAGAAAATGTTATTGCAATTGACAATGATGAGTGGTGTTTAGAAAATGGTTTAGAAAATGTTCAGCTTAATTTAGTAGAGGATAAAGTCAAAGTTCAGCTCGGCGAGATCGATTCTGTTGACGATAAAGATTTTGACTTAATATTGGCTAACATCAATAAACATATTTTAGTAGATATAGCAGAAAAGATTTCGGATAAAATTAAAGATAATGGAGATTTGATACTTTCGGGTTTGCTAAATATAGACGAAGATGATATTAAAGAAGTTTATGCAAAGAAGGGCTTCCAATTCATCTCACTTAAAAGAATGAACGAATGGATAGCCCTCCATTTTAACAAAAGAATTTAA
- the menH gene encoding 2-succinyl-6-hydroxy-2,4-cyclohexadiene-1-carboxylate synthase, with the protein MKIPFKNYHLFVDATYYNTNKPTILFIHGFSGSSLDWKEIIPQIDENFSCIALDLIGHGQSSAPNDIVEYEQLTLVNHLKEILDLLSINKAILCGYSMGGRLSLSFAEDYRERVHGLILESTSPGIQEDNQRNERLHSDKLLAENIHKNGIEWFVDYWMNLPIFSSQKQLSTSILNRIKISKLNNNPAGLANSLLGFSQGKMKPCWESLTTFTFPIQLIVGESDKKYCLINDQMNQQLQNSTYSIVENTGHNIHLEKPSDFVILVNRFLRTNFL; encoded by the coding sequence ATGAAAATTCCTTTCAAAAATTATCATCTTTTTGTTGATGCAACATATTATAATACCAATAAACCCACCATTCTTTTTATCCATGGATTTTCCGGTTCGTCATTAGACTGGAAAGAAATAATTCCTCAAATAGATGAAAATTTTTCTTGCATTGCTCTTGATTTAATTGGTCACGGTCAATCTTCTGCACCAAATGATATTGTTGAATATGAACAATTAACATTAGTAAATCATCTCAAGGAAATTTTAGACCTGTTAAGTATCAACAAAGCAATACTTTGCGGATATTCCATGGGGGGACGTTTAAGCTTATCATTTGCGGAAGATTACAGAGAGAGAGTACATGGATTAATTTTAGAATCAACTTCACCCGGTATCCAAGAGGATAATCAGCGAAATGAAAGATTACATAGCGATAAGCTTCTTGCTGAAAATATTCACAAAAATGGAATTGAATGGTTCGTAGATTACTGGATGAACTTACCAATATTTAGTTCTCAAAAACAATTATCCACATCTATACTCAATCGGATAAAGATAAGTAAATTGAATAATAATCCAGCCGGTTTGGCAAATTCATTGCTTGGGTTCAGTCAAGGTAAAATGAAACCTTGTTGGGAAAGTTTGACCACTTTTACTTTTCCCATTCAATTAATTGTCGGCGAAAGTGATAAAAAGTATTGCTTAATAAATGATCAAATGAATCAACAGCTTCAAAACTCAACATACTCTATAGTTGAAAACACCGGACATAATATCCATTTAGAAAAACCTTCCGATTTTGTTATTTTAGTCAATCGCTTTTTGAGAACTAATTTTCTATAA
- the menD gene encoding 2-succinyl-5-enolpyruvyl-6-hydroxy-3-cyclohexene-1-carboxylic-acid synthase translates to MSHNLNYIWSKFIVDQFVQFGVKHVCISPGSRNTPLTTAFAENKRIKKYVNIDERSSAFFALGIAKAVNQPVALLTTSGTATANLYPAIIEAYLQRIPLIICTADRPAQLRNTGANQTINQNNLYGNHIRLFKDIALPNIKLSAFISIHKNISKAFEIALHENCGPVHFNFQFDKPLEKSTYDCVIPSELLKSISELSTSFTVDTRKYSAKNKILKDVVSKINRSGKGLILVGWDNYSKDFIKEIIKLSDKTGYPILCDGASGIFLKSNHKNLIVNHPAFLRSSKFVEKYSPKVVIQFGNAPTSNAMLDFLKNLKSYKVAVNSFGDRKDSGVNFAYTITSDPILFCSEIYKKIDQNKSRTYLNSIIEIDNRIEKMKNSFLRATKVYEEVNILEQVFESLPKYSNVFVSNSLPIRDLEFFKSKSNKNINLFVNRGASGIDGITSTAAGISVASKRPTVLITGDLSFFHDTNGLHIIKKYKIPLTIILINNGGGAIFGMLPVVKEKSIFDEYFFTPLNLEFSQLAKTYQAKYYSIKSFDSLTKKLKVSLTNRDFSLLEIKTDYRKAIELRKKYFRDVIQLVEKDL, encoded by the coding sequence ATGTCCCACAATCTTAACTACATCTGGTCAAAGTTTATAGTTGATCAATTTGTTCAATTTGGAGTAAAGCATGTTTGTATTTCTCCTGGATCAAGGAATACACCACTAACTACCGCTTTTGCCGAGAACAAAAGAATTAAAAAATATGTTAATATTGATGAACGATCATCCGCTTTTTTTGCTCTTGGAATTGCCAAAGCTGTAAATCAACCCGTTGCCTTGTTAACAACATCGGGAACTGCAACAGCAAACTTATATCCTGCAATTATTGAAGCTTATCTCCAAAGAATCCCACTTATTATTTGTACTGCTGATAGACCGGCACAATTAAGAAATACAGGAGCAAATCAAACAATAAATCAGAATAACCTTTACGGAAATCATATTCGTTTATTTAAAGATATTGCATTGCCGAATATCAAATTAAGCGCATTCATTTCAATACATAAAAATATTAGCAAAGCATTCGAAATTGCTTTACATGAAAATTGTGGTCCGGTTCATTTCAATTTTCAATTCGATAAACCGTTAGAAAAATCTACTTATGATTGTGTCATCCCAAGTGAATTACTTAAGAGCATTAGTGAATTAAGTACATCGTTTACCGTCGACACAAGAAAGTATTCAGCAAAAAATAAAATCCTGAAAGATGTTGTTTCGAAAATAAATAGATCGGGAAAAGGATTAATATTAGTCGGGTGGGATAATTACTCAAAGGATTTTATAAAAGAAATTATTAAGCTTTCAGACAAAACCGGTTACCCAATATTATGTGACGGTGCTAGCGGAATTTTTCTAAAGAGTAATCACAAAAATTTAATTGTCAATCATCCAGCATTCTTGCGCTCTTCAAAATTTGTTGAAAAATATTCACCGAAAGTAGTTATTCAATTTGGTAACGCACCAACATCAAACGCAATGTTGGATTTCTTAAAGAATTTAAAATCATATAAAGTTGCAGTAAATTCTTTTGGGGATAGAAAAGATTCAGGCGTTAATTTTGCGTATACAATAACATCTGATCCGATTCTATTCTGCAGTGAGATTTATAAAAAGATAGATCAAAATAAGAGTCGGACATATTTAAATTCCATTATTGAAATTGATAATAGAATTGAAAAAATGAAAAATAGTTTTCTACGAGCCACAAAAGTTTATGAAGAAGTAAATATCCTTGAACAAGTATTTGAATCACTTCCTAAATACTCAAATGTATTTGTTTCAAATAGTCTGCCAATCCGTGATTTAGAGTTTTTCAAGAGTAAATCAAATAAAAATATTAACTTGTTTGTAAATCGTGGTGCGAGCGGAATAGATGGAATAACTTCCACTGCAGCTGGAATTTCTGTCGCTTCCAAACGACCTACTGTTTTAATTACGGGCGATCTCTCTTTCTTTCATGATACGAATGGATTACATATAATTAAGAAGTATAAAATACCACTGACAATTATATTGATTAACAATGGCGGCGGTGCAATTTTCGGTATGCTTCCCGTGGTTAAAGAAAAATCAATTTTTGACGAGTATTTTTTTACACCTCTTAATTTAGAATTTTCGCAACTTGCTAAAACATATCAAGCTAAGTATTATTCAATAAAGTCATTTGATTCGTTGACTAAGAAATTAAAAGTTAGTTTGACGAACAGAGATTTCAGTTTGTTGGAAATTAAAACAGATTATCGAAAAGCAATTGAACTAAGAAAGAAATATTTTCGAGATGTAATTCAACTTGTCGAAAAAGATTTATGA
- the menB gene encoding 1,4-dihydroxy-2-naphthoyl-CoA synthase produces MSFNWKKVKDYSDIVYEKLDGIAKITINRPDKRNAFRPETVLEMHEAFLDAREDPEVGVVLLTGAGPAKDGKYAFCSGGDQSIRGDKGYVGGDGIPRLNILDVQKVIRSMPKPVIALVAGYAIGGGHVLHVVCDLTIAADNAIFGQTGPKVGSFDGGFGSSYLASIVGQKKAREIWYLCRQYNAEEAEKMGLVNKVVPVEKLEEEGVQWAKEILEKSPLAIRCLKSAFNADLDGQQGIQELAGNATLLYYMSDEAQEGRNAYNEKRKPDFSKFPRVP; encoded by the coding sequence ATGAGCTTTAATTGGAAAAAAGTTAAAGACTATTCGGATATTGTTTATGAAAAGCTGGACGGGATTGCAAAGATTACAATTAATCGTCCGGATAAACGCAATGCATTTCGCCCCGAGACAGTTTTGGAAATGCATGAAGCATTTTTAGATGCAAGAGAAGATCCCGAAGTTGGTGTTGTATTATTAACAGGAGCCGGGCCGGCAAAGGATGGAAAGTATGCTTTTTGTTCCGGTGGTGATCAAAGCATTCGTGGTGATAAAGGATATGTTGGTGGTGACGGAATTCCTAGATTAAATATTCTTGATGTTCAAAAAGTTATTAGAAGTATGCCGAAACCCGTAATAGCATTAGTTGCCGGTTATGCAATCGGTGGAGGACATGTTCTACATGTTGTTTGTGATTTAACTATTGCGGCTGATAATGCAATCTTTGGCCAGACCGGTCCCAAAGTTGGTAGTTTTGATGGAGGTTTCGGATCAAGTTATTTGGCAAGTATTGTCGGACAAAAGAAAGCACGAGAAATTTGGTATTTATGCCGTCAATATAACGCTGAAGAAGCAGAAAAAATGGGACTGGTAAACAAGGTTGTTCCGGTAGAAAAACTTGAAGAAGAAGGTGTTCAGTGGGCTAAAGAAATTCTCGAAAAGAGTCCGTTAGCAATAAGATGTTTAAAATCTGCATTCAATGCTGATCTTGATGGACAACAAGGAATTCAAGAACTTGCGGGTAACGCAACATTACTTTATTACATGAGTGACGAAGCACAAGAAGGCAGAAACGCTTACAATGAAAAACGTAAACCGGATTTTTCTAAATTTCCAAGAGTTCCATAA
- a CDS encoding isochorismate synthase — translation MLTPKIENLFQFIDGIKSDKVNETNRIKLISFAYDYPKINFHQIINNLNSGSHSFFYWEKPDEDYTILGIDSLDEVQTYGENRTELSRTQIEKWINNYFTNFTSLNISSVPVFMGGMKFSPEGNSTESIWKDFADSDWFIPKLVLLKQNKKYFIVLNFTYQNLPEIELANLFKSRMKLFESLQVENQIFEPESVDESNLYDKNERENWIDKVHSALNQISSGTYKKIVLSRRVSLNISGKPILSEKLHKLSEEYPRCYIFAYGKNESIFFGASPEKLAKISNGWVEADALAGSTPRGQNQSDDERLAEELLLSKKNLNEQYAVVDFITNSFAEFSDEIVYDEKPIIRKLSNIQHLWTPIKAKLKPGHTIFSILKEIHPTPAICGVPWSGALNFIRTTEGYNRGLYAGIIGWFNFEEQGEFAVAIRSGLLKNNKLFAFAGCGIVEGSDPELEFEETELKLKPILSLFPHENVPQS, via the coding sequence GTGTTGACTCCAAAAATTGAAAATCTCTTTCAGTTCATAGACGGAATTAAATCCGATAAAGTTAATGAAACAAACCGAATAAAATTGATTTCATTTGCTTACGATTATCCTAAAATTAATTTTCATCAAATTATTAATAATCTAAATTCGGGTAGCCATTCTTTTTTTTATTGGGAAAAACCTGATGAGGATTACACAATACTAGGTATTGATTCTCTTGATGAAGTTCAAACATACGGTGAAAATAGAACTGAACTCAGTCGCACACAAATTGAGAAATGGATAAATAATTATTTCACGAATTTTACTTCTCTTAATATTTCATCGGTACCTGTGTTTATGGGTGGAATGAAATTTTCTCCCGAGGGGAATTCCACGGAATCAATATGGAAAGATTTTGCAGATTCTGACTGGTTTATTCCTAAGTTGGTACTTCTTAAACAAAATAAAAAATATTTTATTGTACTAAATTTTACCTATCAAAACCTACCGGAAATTGAACTAGCGAACTTATTTAAATCCAGAATGAAATTATTTGAGTCATTGCAGGTAGAGAATCAGATTTTTGAACCGGAATCTGTTGATGAATCAAATCTTTATGACAAAAATGAACGCGAAAATTGGATTGATAAAGTTCATTCTGCACTAAATCAGATTTCAAGCGGTACATACAAAAAAATTGTTTTATCAAGAAGAGTTTCTTTAAACATATCCGGTAAACCAATTCTATCAGAGAAATTACATAAACTATCCGAAGAATATCCAAGATGTTATATTTTTGCTTACGGTAAAAATGAATCAATATTTTTTGGTGCTTCACCGGAGAAGCTTGCAAAAATTTCAAACGGATGGGTTGAAGCTGATGCTCTTGCGGGTTCAACTCCGCGTGGGCAAAATCAAAGCGACGATGAAAGACTAGCCGAAGAATTGTTACTTAGTAAGAAAAACTTAAACGAGCAGTATGCGGTTGTTGATTTTATTACAAATTCATTCGCAGAGTTTTCTGATGAAATTGTCTATGATGAAAAACCAATAATTAGAAAACTTTCCAACATTCAACACTTATGGACACCAATCAAAGCTAAACTAAAACCTGGTCATACAATTTTTTCAATTTTGAAAGAGATTCATCCAACACCTGCTATATGCGGCGTGCCTTGGTCTGGTGCATTAAATTTTATTAGAACCACAGAAGGTTATAATCGTGGTTTATACGCCGGAATAATCGGCTGGTTCAATTTTGAAGAGCAAGGTGAATTTGCCGTTGCTATAAGATCGGGACTTTTAAAGAACAACAAACTTTTTGCATTTGCCGGTTGTGGTATTGTTGAAGGTTCTGATCCAGAGTTAGAATTTGAAGAAACTGAATTAAAATTAAAACCGATCTTATCTTTGTTTCCGCATGAAAATGTCCCACAATCTTAA